One stretch of Zhihengliuella flava DNA includes these proteins:
- a CDS encoding sugar ABC transporter permease produces the protein MSFGRWFREKGWRHVVAIAATLFSIFPLVYVLSAALNPTGTMAGTTSLFTNIGLQNFVDLFSDPDRPFGKWFVNTLVIGLTASAGTVFLGACAAYAFSRMRFAGRRFSLLALLLLQMFPQLLAVVALFLLLNYLGDIIPAIGLGTSLGLIMVYLGGALGVNTYLMYGFFNTVPQSLDESARIDGASHVQIFFRIILPLVTPILAVVGLLAFIGISSDFVIASVVLTDPDTQTLAVGLYSYVAQQRSENWGVFAAGAVLAAVPVMALFLYLQRYITSGLTSGSVKG, from the coding sequence ATGTCCTTTGGCCGGTGGTTCAGGGAAAAGGGCTGGCGGCACGTGGTGGCCATCGCGGCCACGCTGTTCTCCATCTTCCCGTTGGTCTACGTTCTCTCCGCCGCGCTCAACCCCACGGGCACGATGGCCGGGACCACCAGCCTCTTCACCAATATTGGCCTCCAGAACTTCGTCGATCTATTCTCCGATCCCGATCGCCCGTTCGGCAAGTGGTTCGTCAATACGCTGGTGATCGGCCTGACGGCCAGTGCCGGCACCGTCTTTCTGGGCGCCTGCGCCGCCTACGCCTTCTCCCGAATGCGCTTTGCTGGCCGTCGCTTCAGCCTGTTGGCGTTGCTCCTGCTGCAGATGTTCCCGCAACTGCTCGCCGTCGTCGCCCTCTTCCTGTTGTTGAACTATTTGGGGGATATCATCCCGGCCATCGGCCTCGGCACGTCGCTCGGGCTCATCATGGTGTATCTCGGCGGCGCCCTGGGGGTGAACACGTATTTGATGTACGGGTTCTTCAACACGGTTCCCCAGTCGCTGGACGAGTCCGCGCGGATTGACGGAGCCTCCCACGTGCAGATTTTCTTCCGCATCATTTTGCCGCTCGTGACCCCCATCCTCGCCGTCGTCGGCCTCCTAGCGTTCATCGGCATTTCCAGCGACTTTGTGATTGCCTCCGTCGTGCTGACAGACCCAGACACCCAGACCTTGGCCGTGGGGCTGTACTCCTACGTGGCGCAGCAACGCAGCGAAAACTGGGGCGTCTTCGCCGCGGGGGCGGTGTTGGCGGCGGTGCCCGTCATGGCCCTGTTCCTGTACCTGCAGCGTTACATCACGTCCGGGCTCACCTCTGGCAGTGTGAAGGGGTAG
- a CDS encoding glycoside hydrolase family 13 protein, which translates to MSTPPENVTAIANIASWPHHDESSVGVSTLFPELGEELTVRLRVPRQLGPVEGVWLRSLRDGEPHFDAAELQVLPADGAQQWQWYTAPLRVVNPVQRYRWALRLRGRTYWLNAAGFFNRDVRDDHDFRVVALDREVADPTPDWVHRSVMYQVFPDRFARSAQADLHPTPEWALACEWDTTEVIGRGPQTPFQFYGGDLPGITEKLGHLQELGATVLYVTPMFPARSNHRYDAADFAGVDPLLGGDEALIELVEQAHARGLRVIGDLTTNHSGDAHEWFRSARADRDAPEADFYYFDDARENYVAWLGVDSLPKFNWNSRTLREKFVLDEDSMVARWLKPPFNLDGWRIDVGNMTGRQGRDDLNHDVAAVIRRRLHEVRPDAMLLAESTSDAAADFQGHTWQGAMTYTNFTRPLWHWLAGEQEPTGEPWFFGVPPGRVEQIDGEDFLATHLDFVSGFPWTVRRCNLNALDTHDTARAAHAMRPGGQAVGAVLQYAMPGIPMVFMGDEFGLTGWNGEASRTPMPWNDPSRIGEDLRGLYGELGRVRSQSQALLDGGIRWICAEENVLVFVREHPEQTALVVAARDDFSLSIEADVISAAPAEQWRPAVSARGGVGLRDDAGVVHVTGTGGPAAAVWLLPGVE; encoded by the coding sequence ATGAGCACACCACCAGAGAACGTCACCGCGATCGCCAACATCGCCTCCTGGCCGCACCACGATGAATCGTCCGTGGGGGTTTCCACACTGTTTCCCGAGCTCGGTGAGGAGCTGACGGTACGCTTGCGCGTACCGCGCCAGCTGGGGCCAGTGGAGGGGGTCTGGCTCCGCAGCCTGCGAGATGGGGAGCCACACTTCGACGCCGCCGAGCTTCAGGTGCTTCCCGCCGACGGTGCGCAGCAGTGGCAGTGGTACACGGCACCGTTGCGCGTCGTGAATCCCGTGCAGCGGTACCGCTGGGCGCTGCGGCTTCGCGGGCGAACGTACTGGCTCAATGCGGCCGGGTTCTTCAACCGGGACGTGCGGGACGACCACGACTTTCGCGTGGTGGCGCTCGACCGCGAGGTGGCGGATCCGACGCCCGACTGGGTGCACCGCTCGGTGATGTATCAGGTGTTTCCGGACCGGTTTGCCCGCTCTGCGCAAGCGGACCTCCACCCGACGCCCGAGTGGGCCCTGGCGTGCGAGTGGGACACCACCGAGGTGATCGGCCGCGGACCCCAGACTCCGTTCCAGTTCTATGGCGGAGACCTTCCGGGCATCACCGAAAAGCTCGGGCACCTCCAAGAGCTCGGCGCGACCGTGCTGTATGTGACCCCGATGTTTCCGGCCCGGTCCAACCACCGGTATGACGCCGCCGACTTCGCGGGAGTGGACCCCCTTTTGGGTGGTGATGAGGCGCTGATTGAGCTAGTGGAGCAGGCGCACGCCCGTGGTTTGCGCGTGATCGGCGACCTGACCACCAACCACTCCGGCGACGCACACGAATGGTTTCGGTCAGCCCGGGCCGATCGGGACGCTCCCGAGGCCGACTTCTACTACTTCGACGACGCGCGTGAGAACTACGTGGCGTGGCTCGGCGTCGACTCGCTACCAAAGTTCAATTGGAACTCACGCACGCTACGCGAGAAATTCGTGCTGGACGAGGACTCCATGGTGGCGCGCTGGCTCAAACCGCCGTTCAACCTTGACGGCTGGCGGATCGACGTCGGAAACATGACCGGCCGGCAGGGCCGCGATGATCTCAATCATGACGTCGCCGCCGTGATTCGCCGGCGGCTGCACGAGGTCAGGCCGGACGCCATGCTGTTGGCGGAGTCCACGTCCGATGCCGCTGCGGACTTCCAAGGGCACACGTGGCAGGGCGCCATGACCTACACGAACTTCACTCGTCCCCTCTGGCACTGGCTGGCTGGCGAGCAGGAGCCCACGGGCGAGCCGTGGTTCTTTGGCGTCCCACCCGGGCGTGTGGAGCAGATCGACGGCGAGGACTTCCTTGCCACGCACCTGGACTTCGTCTCCGGGTTTCCGTGGACCGTACGCCGGTGCAACCTCAACGCGTTAGATACGCACGATACGGCGCGCGCGGCGCATGCCATGCGCCCGGGAGGCCAAGCCGTGGGCGCGGTGCTGCAGTATGCCATGCCGGGCATCCCGATGGTGTTTATGGGGGACGAGTTTGGCCTCACCGGGTGGAATGGCGAGGCTTCGCGCACTCCCATGCCGTGGAATGATCCGTCCCGCATCGGCGAAGACCTGCGCGGGCTGTACGGTGAGCTGGGGCGGGTGCGCTCGCAGAGCCAGGCGCTGCTCGACGGCGGCATCCGGTGGATCTGCGCCGAGGAGAACGTTCTGGTCTTCGTGCGCGAGCATCCGGAGCAAACGGCCCTCGTCGTGGCCGCTCGCGACGACTTTAGCCTCTCGATCGAAGCGGACGTGATTTCCGCGGCCCCCGCCGAGCAGTGGCGGCCCGCGGTCAGCGCGCGCGGCGGCGTCGGACTGCGCGACGACGCGGGCGTCGTCCACGTGACCGGCACCGGTGGGCCGGCGGCCGCGGTGTGGCTGCTCCCCGGAGTCGAGTAG
- a CDS encoding ABC transporter ATP-binding protein: protein MASVTFDSTTRLYPGSTTPAVDSLNLEIADGEFLVLVGPSGCGKSTTLRMLAGLEDVNAGRILIGDRDVTDVAPKDRDIAMVFQNYALYPHMSVADNMGFALKIAGVDKEERRKRIEEAAQLLDLTKYLDRKPKALSGGQRQRVAMGRAIVRSPQVFLMDEPLSNLDAKLRVQTRTQIASLTRRLGVTTVYVTHDQVEAMTMGDRVAVLKDGLLQQVDTPNNLYDHPENVFVAGFIGSPAMNLIDEGAQTIGVRPENLELTTEAEAQNSKHAWTVEVDVLEELGADAYAYGRTKINGEDKEMVVRLEGRTPIRMGDTIHVHAVEERIHRFDNTTGKRIN from the coding sequence ATGGCATCGGTAACTTTTGACAGCACCACCCGTCTGTACCCGGGCAGCACCACCCCCGCGGTTGACTCCCTGAACCTGGAGATCGCAGACGGCGAATTCCTGGTTCTGGTCGGCCCCTCCGGCTGCGGTAAGTCCACCACCCTGCGCATGCTCGCAGGCCTCGAGGACGTCAACGCGGGGCGCATTCTGATTGGCGATCGGGACGTTACCGACGTCGCCCCCAAGGACCGGGACATCGCCATGGTGTTCCAGAACTACGCGCTGTACCCGCACATGTCCGTCGCCGACAATATGGGCTTTGCCCTGAAGATCGCGGGCGTGGACAAGGAAGAGCGTCGCAAGCGCATCGAGGAAGCCGCACAGCTGCTGGACCTCACCAAGTACTTGGACCGTAAGCCGAAGGCCCTCTCCGGCGGTCAGCGCCAGCGTGTGGCCATGGGCCGCGCGATCGTCCGCTCCCCGCAGGTCTTCCTCATGGATGAGCCGCTGTCCAACCTCGACGCTAAGCTCCGCGTCCAGACCCGTACGCAGATCGCCTCCCTGACCCGCCGCTTGGGTGTCACCACCGTGTACGTGACGCACGATCAGGTGGAGGCTATGACGATGGGCGACCGCGTGGCCGTGCTGAAGGATGGCCTTCTGCAGCAGGTGGACACCCCGAACAACCTCTATGACCACCCGGAGAACGTCTTCGTCGCTGGCTTCATCGGCTCCCCCGCCATGAACCTCATTGACGAGGGCGCCCAGACCATCGGCGTGCGCCCGGAGAACCTGGAGCTCACCACCGAGGCGGAAGCCCAGAACAGCAAGCACGCGTGGACCGTTGAGGTCGACGTGCTGGAGGAGCTCGGCGCCGACGCATACGCCTACGGGCGCACCAAGATCAACGGTGAGGACAAGGAAATGGTGGTTCGCCTTGAGGGCCGCACCCCCATCCGCATGGGCGACACGATCCATGTTCACGCCGTCGAGGAGCGCATCCACCGCTTCGACAACACCACGGGCAAGCGCATCAACTAA
- the otsB gene encoding trehalose-phosphatase, with protein sequence MLDADLRTAAANLADVDHLLVALDFDGTLAPFAPTPDEARALPGSAAALARLASGPDGPRRTTTALLSGRHLESLRIVAAPPETTLLVGSHGAERFSAATGELPLTLTPEQESLLERTTASLREIADSHPNAALEHKPSGVVLHVRQCPTAEGARLLEQAKAALHAEAGLTVTEGKAVLEAAVVRVDKGVGLAWLREQTKADVVVFVGDDVTDEHAFATLNAADVGVKVGEGPTAARFRVGSLEDVTEFLTLITSVRDL encoded by the coding sequence ATGCTGGATGCGGACCTTCGCACCGCCGCCGCCAACCTGGCCGACGTGGACCATCTGCTCGTCGCCCTGGATTTCGACGGCACGCTGGCCCCGTTTGCCCCCACTCCCGACGAGGCACGGGCCCTGCCGGGCTCGGCCGCGGCGCTCGCCCGCTTGGCCTCGGGGCCAGACGGGCCCCGCAGGACCACGACGGCACTGCTGTCCGGGCGCCACCTCGAGAGTCTGCGCATCGTGGCGGCCCCGCCGGAAACCACCCTGTTGGTCGGCAGCCACGGAGCGGAACGCTTTAGCGCCGCCACAGGCGAGCTACCGCTGACCCTCACGCCGGAGCAGGAGAGCCTGTTGGAGCGCACCACGGCCTCGTTGCGTGAGATCGCGGATTCCCACCCGAACGCGGCGCTGGAACACAAACCCTCCGGCGTCGTCCTCCATGTGCGTCAATGCCCCACCGCGGAGGGAGCGCGCCTCCTCGAGCAAGCCAAAGCGGCTCTGCACGCCGAGGCGGGCCTCACCGTCACAGAAGGCAAGGCCGTTCTCGAGGCGGCCGTCGTGCGGGTGGATAAGGGTGTGGGTCTCGCCTGGCTGCGCGAACAAACCAAGGCTGACGTGGTGGTTTTCGTGGGCGACGACGTGACGGACGAGCACGCGTTCGCCACGCTGAACGCGGCTGATGTTGGGGTCAAAGTGGGCGAGGGCCCGACGGCGGCACGGTTCCGCGTGGGATCCTTGGAGGATGTGACCGAGTTTTTGACTTTGATCACATCTGTGCGAGACTTGTGA
- a CDS encoding alpha,alpha-trehalose-phosphate synthase (UDP-forming) yields the protein MSAPLDSKTPAAAYDFVVVANRLPVNRVSDDDGATSWQRAPGGLVTALAPVMESADGAWVGWAGATDEELEPFENGGISMVPVPLTESDVNLYYEGFSNSTLWPLYHDVIVAPEYHRTWWDSYRKVNQRFADAAAAAAAEGATVWVQDYQLQLVPKMLREARPDLKIGFFNHIPFPSVDLFAQLPWRKRVLEGLLGADLIGFQRPGDAANFLRSVRRILGVTVRGQQVHVQDADGNPERIARAEAHPISIDTESITRLANDPKTQERAKEIRRGLGNPDVVVLGVDRLDYTKGIRHRLKAFSELLDDGRLEVGGATLVQIASPSRERVGEYMKLRDEIELTVGRINGEHDTVAHTAVRYLHHSYPFEEMVALFQAADVMLVTALRDGMNLVAKEYIAAHTDNKGALVLSEFTGAADQLKHAYQVNPHDIADLKDTIVEAINAPDAEASRRMRIMRRQIVTNDVARWSRKFLESLAKSDADISADARHTADKERADHDAADRNRPQ from the coding sequence ATGTCCGCTCCGCTCGACAGCAAGACCCCCGCCGCCGCGTACGACTTCGTCGTCGTCGCGAACCGCCTGCCCGTCAACCGCGTCTCGGACGACGACGGCGCCACGAGTTGGCAGCGCGCGCCGGGCGGCCTCGTGACCGCCTTGGCGCCGGTCATGGAATCAGCGGACGGCGCGTGGGTCGGCTGGGCCGGAGCCACCGACGAGGAGTTGGAACCGTTCGAGAACGGCGGCATTTCCATGGTTCCCGTCCCCCTGACCGAGTCCGACGTGAACTTGTACTACGAGGGCTTCTCCAATTCCACCCTGTGGCCGCTGTATCACGACGTGATCGTCGCCCCGGAGTACCACCGCACCTGGTGGGACAGCTACCGCAAGGTCAATCAGCGCTTCGCGGACGCTGCGGCAGCCGCCGCCGCGGAGGGGGCCACGGTGTGGGTACAGGATTATCAGCTCCAGTTGGTGCCGAAGATGCTGCGCGAGGCCCGGCCGGACCTGAAGATCGGCTTCTTCAATCACATCCCCTTCCCCTCGGTGGACCTCTTCGCCCAGCTCCCGTGGCGCAAGCGAGTGCTCGAGGGGCTGCTCGGGGCGGACCTGATCGGCTTTCAGCGCCCCGGGGACGCCGCGAACTTTCTCCGCTCGGTGCGCCGCATCCTCGGAGTCACCGTGCGCGGCCAACAGGTCCACGTCCAAGACGCCGACGGGAACCCGGAGCGCATCGCCCGGGCCGAGGCCCACCCCATCTCGATCGACACGGAATCCATCACCCGGCTGGCGAACGATCCGAAAACTCAGGAGCGCGCCAAGGAGATCCGCCGCGGCCTCGGCAACCCGGACGTCGTCGTGCTCGGCGTAGACCGCTTGGACTACACCAAGGGAATCCGCCACCGGCTCAAGGCCTTTAGTGAGCTGCTCGACGACGGCCGGTTAGAGGTCGGCGGCGCCACCTTGGTGCAGATCGCCAGCCCCAGCCGCGAACGCGTCGGCGAATACATGAAGCTGCGCGACGAGATTGAACTGACGGTGGGCCGCATCAATGGCGAGCATGACACGGTGGCCCACACGGCCGTGCGCTACCTCCACCACTCCTATCCGTTTGAGGAGATGGTGGCGCTCTTCCAGGCGGCCGACGTCATGTTGGTCACGGCACTGCGGGACGGTATGAATCTGGTGGCCAAGGAGTACATTGCGGCGCATACCGACAACAAGGGCGCGCTGGTGCTCTCCGAATTCACGGGCGCGGCCGATCAGCTCAAGCACGCCTATCAGGTCAACCCGCATGACATCGCGGACCTGAAGGACACGATCGTTGAGGCGATCAACGCTCCCGACGCCGAGGCGAGCCGCCGCATGCGCATCATGCGCCGGCAGATCGTCACCAACGATGTGGCGCGCTGGTCCCGCAAGTTTCTCGAGTCCCTGGCGAAGTCGGACGCGGACATCTCCGCTGACGCGCGGCACACTGCGGACAAGGAACGCGCGGATCACGACGCCGCGGACCGCAACCGTCCGCAGTAG
- a CDS encoding DsbA family protein, whose translation MAASSHRPTKAERTSAAREAARKLHAEQAAAAKRKSLWVKLGVVAAVLLVVALVVMIVVQQRAASVPDEGAIPAGGNEHGGIVLVSDGDGGVTVDSSLGGGTINVNDAGTAEEGAQPEPRGLEESADPSQMVIYVDVNCPHCATFEEQFSDQLKDWTANGDITLEYRNIAILDGNSATNYSSRGANALACVADQAPESYMDFASALFAQQPTGELTNDEMADLAAENGAEGLDGCTDSMQFRPFAKFAQEAAMADAVPGTPSVWLNGQVWNAESDPDFVAWVEGAIS comes from the coding sequence ATGGCTGCCTCCTCTCACCGTCCCACTAAGGCCGAGCGCACATCCGCCGCGCGCGAGGCGGCCCGCAAGCTGCATGCCGAGCAGGCGGCCGCCGCCAAGCGCAAGTCCCTGTGGGTCAAGCTTGGCGTGGTCGCCGCCGTTCTGCTGGTGGTGGCGCTGGTGGTCATGATCGTCGTGCAGCAGCGCGCGGCCAGCGTCCCGGACGAGGGCGCCATCCCGGCCGGCGGCAACGAGCACGGAGGGATTGTGCTGGTCTCTGACGGAGACGGCGGAGTCACCGTGGACTCGAGCCTCGGCGGTGGCACGATCAACGTGAACGACGCCGGCACCGCTGAAGAAGGCGCGCAGCCGGAGCCGCGGGGTCTCGAGGAGTCGGCGGACCCGAGCCAGATGGTGATCTACGTGGATGTGAACTGCCCGCATTGCGCGACGTTCGAGGAGCAGTTCTCTGACCAGCTGAAGGACTGGACCGCCAACGGCGACATCACGCTGGAGTACCGCAACATCGCCATTTTGGACGGCAACTCGGCGACCAACTACTCCTCGCGGGGCGCCAACGCGCTGGCTTGCGTGGCCGATCAGGCCCCGGAATCCTACATGGACTTCGCCTCCGCTCTCTTTGCGCAGCAGCCCACCGGCGAGCTGACCAATGATGAGATGGCCGATTTGGCGGCCGAGAATGGGGCGGAGGGCCTCGACGGGTGCACCGATTCAATGCAGTTCCGCCCGTTCGCCAAGTTCGCCCAAGAGGCCGCGATGGCCGATGCTGTCCCCGGCACTCCCAGCGTGTGGCTGAACGGCCAGGTCTGGAACGCCGAGTCCGACCCGGACTTTGTGGCTTGGGTTGAGGGCGCTATCAGCTAG
- a CDS encoding LLM class flavin-dependent oxidoreductase translates to MAARLELGAETFGDVNVEAETDGARHGRVLRDVVEEGVIADQAGLDFFGVGEHHRPDYAVSAPEIVLSAIAARTSTIRLGSAVTVLSSDDPVRVFQRFATLDGISDGRAEMILGRGSFIESFPLFGYDLQDYEVLFDEKLALMAKLLTEEPVTWSGQTRASLSAQEVYPKTERGLRAWVGVGGSPESVVRAARRELPLMLAIIGGDPLAFAPFTQLYREQLGAFGHAQQPIAAHLHGFVADTDEEAKELLWPHYFAQMSKMGRERGWRGYGRGQFEAATSERGNLLVGSPETVAQKIVHIATHLGLSRLDLKMSNGTLAHSHIARSIELLGTEVAPLVHDMMAD, encoded by the coding sequence ATGGCAGCACGGCTAGAGCTGGGAGCGGAAACGTTTGGTGACGTCAACGTCGAGGCGGAGACGGATGGCGCCCGGCACGGCCGGGTGCTGCGCGACGTCGTCGAGGAAGGGGTTATTGCAGACCAGGCCGGCCTCGATTTCTTCGGCGTCGGTGAGCATCACCGCCCCGACTACGCGGTCTCCGCACCCGAGATTGTCCTGTCCGCCATTGCGGCGAGGACCTCCACGATCCGGCTGGGCTCGGCGGTGACCGTCCTGAGCTCCGATGACCCCGTGCGCGTCTTTCAGCGCTTCGCGACCCTCGACGGGATTTCCGACGGCCGCGCGGAAATGATCCTCGGCCGCGGCTCCTTTATCGAATCCTTCCCGCTCTTCGGATACGACCTGCAGGACTATGAGGTGCTGTTCGACGAGAAACTGGCCCTGATGGCCAAGCTCCTGACGGAGGAGCCGGTGACGTGGTCGGGACAGACCCGGGCGAGCCTGAGCGCGCAGGAGGTCTATCCGAAGACGGAGCGCGGCCTCCGCGCCTGGGTGGGAGTCGGCGGCAGCCCGGAATCCGTGGTCCGCGCGGCCCGGCGCGAGCTACCCCTCATGCTCGCAATCATCGGCGGGGATCCGCTAGCGTTCGCCCCCTTCACCCAGTTGTACCGCGAACAACTGGGCGCCTTCGGACACGCCCAGCAGCCCATCGCGGCGCACCTGCACGGCTTCGTCGCGGACACGGACGAGGAGGCCAAGGAACTGCTCTGGCCGCACTACTTCGCCCAGATGAGCAAGATGGGGCGGGAACGCGGCTGGCGAGGTTACGGTCGCGGCCAGTTTGAGGCGGCGACCAGCGAGCGCGGCAACCTGCTCGTCGGCTCCCCCGAGACGGTCGCGCAAAAGATCGTGCACATCGCCACGCACCTCGGCCTGTCACGCCTGGACCTGAAGATGAGCAACGGCACGCTGGCCCACTCACACATCGCGCGCAGCATCGAGCTGCTGGGCACGGAAGTGGCACCGCTGGTGCATGACATGATGGCTGACTAG
- a CDS encoding threonine/serine exporter family protein, with product MSRGYSLEPEQTGELPREDDGESVCDKGPQTDANPVAEALPRVTTGQIDNPLVPTPPPVHTGPAVPGVDPYTKPVDHVTASDYQSPHEEAVQPRSQAEVEFDALNYGHGVTATEGPDVTADAVTGALDHIAPQADARPQPAPPTAPLRQQGQRPPSKRPQGKAKPRPKRRPRRGPETAPTTPLHPATPELPMDPPSSSIRLRLGKPARPSSWAPSPGAKKVFSRMMMAEHPPTQAFSIVDRLVGSPYANPTIQVGMQESDARETLEFTLDLAETMFRFGGGALEAETSIIAVTASFGLRDVDVDITNQSIHINYAGADQTPISLLRVVRSWTSNYAGLALVHQLVTDIVAGDVSRREAVERLAEINRRPKPFPRWVADMCGGVFAGAFVMFIGGSWLGALIAIVSWMGVTQVLKLSAQWRIPEFFATMFSAVLITTVALVLWRFHVPIEPGIVIAGGIMLLLPSARFVASAQDAINGFPVTAIGRLLPAMMIFAAIITGIMTGIVIGEYSGIGTIDVTQISQIDYPWWVLAATVAVAITAGSVFEQTSVKLLLPTTGVALLGFATMLGVENAGVGARLAPALAAVVIGAAGRLVALRLEAPQMVVAVPAMMFLLPGLMIFRAMYGITVDEVDMSYGLAQVFNALGIILAIAGGIVLGDTIARPLTKGWNTHERRRIRRR from the coding sequence GTGAGCCGAGGGTATTCGCTCGAGCCCGAGCAGACGGGCGAGCTCCCGCGGGAGGACGACGGCGAATCGGTATGTGACAAGGGGCCGCAGACGGACGCCAACCCGGTCGCCGAGGCGCTGCCGCGAGTGACGACTGGGCAGATTGACAATCCCTTGGTCCCCACGCCGCCGCCGGTCCATACGGGCCCGGCCGTTCCCGGCGTCGACCCCTATACCAAACCCGTCGATCACGTCACCGCCAGCGACTACCAGAGCCCTCATGAGGAAGCGGTTCAGCCGCGTTCTCAGGCCGAGGTGGAGTTCGACGCCCTCAACTACGGGCACGGCGTCACGGCCACCGAGGGGCCCGATGTCACCGCTGACGCCGTCACGGGGGCGCTGGACCACATCGCTCCTCAGGCCGATGCTCGCCCGCAACCGGCTCCACCCACAGCGCCGCTGCGCCAACAGGGCCAGCGGCCGCCGTCGAAGCGCCCCCAGGGCAAGGCGAAGCCGCGCCCCAAGCGCCGCCCGCGCCGAGGACCCGAGACGGCGCCGACCACACCGCTTCACCCCGCCACTCCCGAGCTTCCGATGGACCCGCCGTCCTCATCGATCCGGCTGCGGTTGGGCAAGCCCGCACGGCCTTCCTCGTGGGCGCCGTCTCCCGGGGCCAAGAAGGTCTTTTCTAGGATGATGATGGCCGAGCACCCGCCCACGCAGGCGTTCTCGATCGTCGATCGTCTGGTGGGTAGCCCCTATGCGAACCCCACCATTCAGGTGGGGATGCAGGAATCGGACGCACGGGAGACGCTCGAGTTCACCTTGGACTTGGCCGAGACGATGTTCCGCTTCGGTGGTGGTGCGCTGGAGGCGGAGACCAGCATCATCGCCGTGACGGCCTCCTTTGGCCTGCGCGACGTCGACGTCGACATCACCAACCAGTCCATTCACATCAACTACGCCGGTGCCGACCAAACACCCATCAGCTTGCTGCGCGTCGTCCGCTCCTGGACCAGCAACTACGCGGGCCTCGCGCTCGTCCACCAGCTGGTGACCGACATCGTGGCCGGCGACGTCTCCCGGCGCGAAGCAGTGGAGCGGCTCGCGGAGATCAACCGCAGGCCGAAGCCGTTCCCGCGGTGGGTCGCGGACATGTGCGGCGGCGTCTTCGCGGGCGCGTTTGTGATGTTCATTGGCGGCTCGTGGCTGGGAGCCCTGATCGCGATCGTCTCGTGGATGGGCGTGACCCAGGTCCTGAAACTCTCCGCTCAGTGGCGGATTCCCGAGTTCTTCGCCACCATGTTTTCGGCCGTGCTCATTACCACTGTTGCGCTCGTGCTCTGGAGATTCCACGTGCCCATCGAGCCGGGGATCGTGATCGCCGGCGGCATCATGCTGCTCTTGCCGAGCGCCCGCTTCGTGGCCAGCGCCCAGGATGCCATCAACGGATTCCCCGTCACCGCCATCGGCCGCCTGCTGCCGGCCATGATGATCTTTGCCGCGATCATTACAGGCATCATGACGGGCATCGTCATCGGTGAGTATTCCGGGATCGGCACCATCGACGTGACCCAGATCAGCCAGATCGATTACCCGTGGTGGGTCCTCGCCGCCACCGTGGCCGTGGCGATCACGGCTGGCTCTGTGTTTGAACAGACCTCGGTGAAATTGCTCTTGCCCACGACGGGCGTGGCCCTGCTCGGGTTCGCCACGATGCTGGGCGTTGAGAATGCTGGCGTCGGCGCCCGCTTGGCCCCGGCCCTAGCCGCCGTTGTGATTGGCGCGGCGGGACGACTCGTCGCCCTGCGCCTCGAGGCGCCGCAGATGGTGGTGGCCGTGCCCGCCATGATGTTCTTGCTGCCTGGGCTCATGATCTTCCGGGCCATGTACGGGATCACGGTGGATGAAGTGGACATGTCCTACGGGCTGGCGCAAGTGTTCAACGCGCTGGGCATCATCTTGGCGATCGCCGGCGGTATCGTCTTGGGTGACACGATCGCCCGCCCGCTGACCAAGGGATGGAACACGCACGAGCGCCGCCGCATCCGGCGCCGTTAG
- a CDS encoding uracil-DNA glycosylase produces MDLPADWAAALAPAATDLESVRHAVARRREQGEEVLPAAQHVLRAFSLPVESVRVLIVGQDPYPTPGHAIGFAFAADAHVRPVPRSLANIFSELHDDVGAPPPATGDLTPWADQGVMLLNRVLTVAAGSAGSHRGLGWEAVTDAAITALAQHSAAAGTPLVAILWGRDAQQLRPLLAAGEEAGTTAVIASAHPSPLSARRGFFGSRPFSRANAFLRQHGAREIRWELPAAEAAPGTQPLF; encoded by the coding sequence ATGGATTTGCCCGCCGACTGGGCGGCCGCCCTCGCGCCGGCCGCCACTGACCTCGAGTCCGTCCGCCACGCCGTCGCCCGCCGCCGGGAGCAGGGAGAAGAGGTACTGCCTGCCGCGCAGCACGTGTTGCGCGCCTTCTCCCTCCCCGTGGAGTCGGTCCGTGTCCTGATCGTCGGCCAGGATCCCTACCCCACGCCGGGACATGCCATCGGGTTCGCCTTCGCAGCAGACGCCCACGTGCGCCCCGTCCCGCGTTCGCTCGCCAACATCTTTAGCGAATTACACGACGACGTCGGCGCGCCGCCCCCGGCCACCGGGGACCTCACCCCCTGGGCAGATCAAGGCGTCATGCTGCTGAACCGAGTCCTCACCGTGGCCGCGGGCTCGGCCGGCTCGCACCGCGGACTGGGCTGGGAGGCCGTCACCGACGCGGCGATCACGGCCTTGGCCCAGCACAGCGCGGCGGCGGGCACTCCGCTGGTCGCGATCCTGTGGGGCCGCGACGCGCAGCAGTTGCGCCCCTTGCTGGCCGCCGGCGAGGAGGCGGGAACGACGGCGGTCATCGCCTCGGCGCACCCCTCTCCCCTGTCGGCGCGGCGCGGCTTCTTTGGGTCTCGCCCCTTTAGCCGAGCCAACGCCTTTCTGCGCCAGCACGGCGCGCGGGAAATTCGCTGGGAGCTGCCGGCCGCCGAGGCCGCGCCGGGCACGCAGCCGCTCTTCTAG